From a single Bos indicus isolate NIAB-ARS_2022 breed Sahiwal x Tharparkar chromosome 11, NIAB-ARS_B.indTharparkar_mat_pri_1.0, whole genome shotgun sequence genomic region:
- the ABO gene encoding histo-blood group ABO system transferase isoform X3 yields the protein MDPRDFWGNRTKSCLCLILLFAVLLGFYSNVFSLIPRRQTEKSQSSPEAHHVQGQRESLTLSEGDGHLDSCRIPEVPRLLYPKAQLLKPSRVDVLVMTPWFAPVVWEGTFDSALLDVQFRNTTIGLTVFAIKKYVVFLRLFLETAEKYFMVGHKVIYYVFTDRPADVPQIALQDGRQVVVLHVGNYRRWQDISMHRMEMISNFSRQRFLREVDYLVCLYVDMKFSDHVGVEILAPLFGTLHPGFYAADRQSFTYERRPLSRAYIPRDEGDFYYAGGFFGGSVPEVYRLTTACHQAMTADQAQGIEAVWHDESHLNRYLLSHKPSKVLSPEYLWDEQMLQRPPLLRKLRYVAVPMNHTEIRSR from the exons CAACGTGTTCAGCCTGATCCCCAGAAGACAGACAGAAAAGTCTCAAAG CAGCCCTGAGGCCCACCACGTGCAGGGGCAACGGGAGAGCCTGACTTTAAG TGAAGGTGACGGCCACCTGGACAGCTGCAGGATACCTGAGGTACCCAG GTTGCTTTACCCCAAGGCTCAGCTGCTCAAGCCCTC GAGAGTGGACGTGCTGGTCATGACCCCCTGGTTTGCTCCCGTCGTCTGGGAGGGGACCTTCGACTCTGCCCTCTTGGATGTGCAATTCAGAAACACCACCATTGGGCTGACCGTGTTCGCCATCAAAAA ATACGTGGTCTTCCTGCGGCTCTTCCTGGAGACGGCGGAGAAGTACTTCATGGTGGGGCACAAGGTCATCTACTACGTCTTCACCGACCGGCCGGCGGACGTGCCCCAGATCGCCCTCCAGGACGGGAGGCAGGTGGTGGTCCTCCACGTCGGCAACTACAGACGCTGGCAGGACATCTCCATGCACCGGATGGAGATGATCAGCAACTTCTCGCGGCAGCGCTTCCTCCGAGAGGTGGACTACCTGGTGTGCCTGTACGTGGACATGAAGTTCAGCGACCACGTGGGCGTGGAGATCCTGGCGCCACTCTTCGGGACCCTACACCCTGGCTTCTACGCTGCGGATCGCCAGTCCTTCACCTATGAGCGCCGGCCCTTGTCTCGAGCCTACATCCCGAGAGACGAGGGTGATTTCTACTACGCGGGAGGCTTTTTTGGGGGGTCGGTCCCTGAGGTTTACCGGCTTACCACAGCCTGCCACCAGGCCATGACAGCCGACCAGGCCCAGGGCATCGAGGCCGTGTGGCATGACGAGAGCCACCTGAACCGGTACCTGCTGTCGCACAAGCCCAGCAAGGTGCTGTCCCCCGAGTACCTGTGGGACGAGCAGATGCTGCAGAGGCCGCCGTTACTCCGGAAACTGCGCTACGTGGCTGTGCCCATGAACCATACAGAGATTCGGAGCCGATGA
- the ABO gene encoding histo-blood group ABO system transferase isoform X4, with the protein MDPRDFWGNRTKSCLCLILLFAVLLGFYSNVFSLIPRRQTEKSQSPEAHHVQGQRESLTLSEGDGHLDSCRIPEVPRLLYPKAQLLKPSRVDVLVMTPWFAPVVWEGTFDSALLDVQFRNTTIGLTVFAIKKYVVFLRLFLETAEKYFMVGHKVIYYVFTDRPADVPQIALQDGRQVVVLHVGNYRRWQDISMHRMEMISNFSRQRFLREVDYLVCLYVDMKFSDHVGVEILAPLFGTLHPGFYAADRQSFTYERRPLSRAYIPRDEGDFYYAGGFFGGSVPEVYRLTTACHQAMTADQAQGIEAVWHDESHLNRYLLSHKPSKVLSPEYLWDEQMLQRPPLLRKLRYVAVPMNHTEIRSR; encoded by the exons CAACGTGTTCAGCCTGATCCCCAGAAGACAGACAGAAAAGTCTCAAAG CCCTGAGGCCCACCACGTGCAGGGGCAACGGGAGAGCCTGACTTTAAG TGAAGGTGACGGCCACCTGGACAGCTGCAGGATACCTGAGGTACCCAG GTTGCTTTACCCCAAGGCTCAGCTGCTCAAGCCCTC GAGAGTGGACGTGCTGGTCATGACCCCCTGGTTTGCTCCCGTCGTCTGGGAGGGGACCTTCGACTCTGCCCTCTTGGATGTGCAATTCAGAAACACCACCATTGGGCTGACCGTGTTCGCCATCAAAAA ATACGTGGTCTTCCTGCGGCTCTTCCTGGAGACGGCGGAGAAGTACTTCATGGTGGGGCACAAGGTCATCTACTACGTCTTCACCGACCGGCCGGCGGACGTGCCCCAGATCGCCCTCCAGGACGGGAGGCAGGTGGTGGTCCTCCACGTCGGCAACTACAGACGCTGGCAGGACATCTCCATGCACCGGATGGAGATGATCAGCAACTTCTCGCGGCAGCGCTTCCTCCGAGAGGTGGACTACCTGGTGTGCCTGTACGTGGACATGAAGTTCAGCGACCACGTGGGCGTGGAGATCCTGGCGCCACTCTTCGGGACCCTACACCCTGGCTTCTACGCTGCGGATCGCCAGTCCTTCACCTATGAGCGCCGGCCCTTGTCTCGAGCCTACATCCCGAGAGACGAGGGTGATTTCTACTACGCGGGAGGCTTTTTTGGGGGGTCGGTCCCTGAGGTTTACCGGCTTACCACAGCCTGCCACCAGGCCATGACAGCCGACCAGGCCCAGGGCATCGAGGCCGTGTGGCATGACGAGAGCCACCTGAACCGGTACCTGCTGTCGCACAAGCCCAGCAAGGTGCTGTCCCCCGAGTACCTGTGGGACGAGCAGATGCTGCAGAGGCCGCCGTTACTCCGGAAACTGCGCTACGTGGCTGTGCCCATGAACCATACAGAGATTCGGAGCCGATGA